The following proteins come from a genomic window of Candidatus Peregrinibacteria bacterium:
- the hisS gene encoding histidine--tRNA ligase: MTNSNLITPEILRGTRDFLPEEMAKREYVLKKIVDVFRSFGYDTIETPVIEYLSTLTGQYGEEGSKLMYTFEDNGGRKIALRYDQTVPTARLVAANYKELPMPFKRYQISRVWRADRPAKGRYREFYQCDIDIIGTNSLLADAEVAKVIYSVLRTLGFQNFVIKWNSRRFINQILSNLEIPEKTQGDVIRIFDKLGKIGKNGVFEELSKILAKEKAEELLETMTLSGTFSEKLEKLKNYDTAEIREFHSLCENFGIPEENLEFDISLARGLDYYTGVIFEAILPDVEIGSVCGGGRYDDLCGRFMEEKLSGTGVSFGFDRLITAMEEKWLLQNIKLNSEVLVTYFDEGTLQYSQEIVNDLQNAQISSEIYFEAAKLGKQMKYADKKGIPFVIFCGSDEIKNDMVKIKMMKTGKEKIIPRTQLVQYFEGFSSETE; the protein is encoded by the coding sequence ATGACAAATTCTAACCTCATCACTCCAGAAATCCTTCGTGGTACTCGTGATTTTCTTCCCGAAGAAATGGCAAAGCGAGAATATGTTCTCAAAAAAATTGTGGATGTTTTTCGTTCCTTTGGATATGACACGATCGAAACTCCGGTAATTGAATATCTGAGCACTCTCACGGGACAATACGGGGAAGAAGGCTCGAAACTGATGTACACGTTTGAGGATAACGGCGGAAGAAAAATCGCGCTGAGATATGATCAAACAGTGCCGACAGCGCGTCTTGTTGCCGCAAACTATAAAGAACTTCCTATGCCGTTTAAAAGATATCAAATCAGCCGTGTCTGGCGTGCAGATAGACCGGCAAAAGGACGTTATCGGGAATTTTACCAGTGCGATATTGATATTATCGGAACAAATAGTCTGCTTGCGGATGCAGAAGTGGCAAAAGTCATTTATTCAGTTCTTCGCACACTGGGATTTCAAAATTTTGTAATCAAGTGGAATAGCCGAAGATTCATCAATCAAATTCTTTCGAATTTAGAAATTCCAGAAAAAACCCAAGGTGATGTCATTCGGATTTTTGATAAGCTCGGAAAAATTGGGAAAAATGGAGTTTTTGAAGAACTTTCCAAAATTCTCGCAAAAGAAAAAGCCGAAGAACTTCTCGAGACCATGACTCTTTCAGGGACATTTTCAGAGAAGCTCGAAAAACTTAAAAATTATGACACAGCGGAAATACGAGAATTTCATTCACTCTGCGAGAACTTTGGAATTCCAGAAGAAAATCTCGAATTTGACATCAGCCTTGCAAGAGGTCTGGATTATTACACTGGTGTAATTTTTGAAGCAATTCTTCCTGATGTAGAAATTGGTTCCGTCTGCGGCGGTGGAAGATATGACGATCTCTGCGGAAGATTTATGGAAGAAAAACTCAGTGGAACAGGAGTTTCGTTTGGATTTGATCGCCTGATAACGGCAATGGAAGAAAAGTGGCTTCTCCAAAACATCAAACTGAATTCTGAAGTCCTCGTTACTTACTTTGATGAAGGAACCTTGCAATATTCTCAGGAAATTGTGAACGATCTTCAAAATGCACAAATTTCTTCAGAAATATATTTTGAAGCAGCAAAACTCGGAAAACAAATGAAATATGCGGATAAAAAAGGAATCCCATTTGTAATTTTTTGCGGTTCGGATGAAATAAAAAATGACATGGTAAAAATAAAAATGATGAAAACGGGAAAAGAAAAAATCATTCCTCGCACGCAACTCGTACAATATTTTGAAGGATTTTCTTCTGAAACCGAATGA
- the hisD gene encoding histidinol dehydrogenase, whose amino-acid sequence MRIYNLNSLSAEEIQNLTKRPGMNLEKIFPIVREIQKNVQENGDNAVRMYTMKFDGVQIKNLKVTENEFREAEKNISPQVKKAIRVAMENIEKFHTSQISKEKPIETMPGIMCFRENRAIEKIGLYIPGGTAPLFSTVLMLGIPAKIAECKNVILCTPPNHEGKIAPEILFSAKECGIFEVYKVGGAQAIGAMAYGTETIPKVDKIFGPGNQFVTAAKMLISIDPNGAAIDMPAGPSEVLVITDGTANPSFIASDLLSQAEHGEDSQVVFVTTDSELIPKIQKEIDIQLKILPRKSIAKKSLKKSFGILLRNMEQAFEFSNLYAPEHLIVNVRNPEKYISKIQNAGSVFLGEYAPESAGDYASGTNHTLPTSGFARSYSGISVESFLKKITFQSLTKQGLENIAETVITMSEAERLQAHANAVQIRRE is encoded by the coding sequence ATGAGAATCTACAATTTGAATTCACTCTCGGCTGAAGAAATTCAAAACCTGACCAAACGTCCGGGAATGAACCTCGAAAAGATTTTTCCTATTGTTCGCGAAATCCAGAAAAATGTTCAAGAAAATGGAGACAATGCAGTTCGAATGTACACAATGAAATTTGATGGCGTGCAAATCAAAAATCTGAAAGTTACGGAAAATGAATTTCGTGAAGCGGAAAAAAATATTTCTCCACAAGTGAAAAAAGCGATTCGAGTTGCCATGGAAAATATTGAAAAATTTCACACATCGCAAATTTCGAAAGAAAAGCCGATCGAAACAATGCCCGGAATTATGTGTTTTCGAGAAAATCGAGCGATCGAAAAAATTGGACTGTACATTCCCGGCGGCACTGCACCTCTCTTTTCCACAGTTCTCATGCTCGGAATTCCCGCGAAAATTGCGGAATGCAAAAATGTAATTCTCTGCACGCCTCCAAATCATGAAGGAAAAATCGCACCTGAAATTCTTTTTTCCGCGAAAGAATGTGGAATTTTTGAGGTGTATAAAGTCGGCGGAGCACAAGCGATTGGAGCGATGGCGTACGGAACAGAAACCATTCCAAAAGTTGATAAAATTTTTGGTCCGGGAAATCAATTTGTTACCGCGGCGAAAATGCTTATTTCGATTGATCCAAACGGCGCAGCGATAGATATGCCCGCTGGACCTTCAGAAGTTTTGGTGATTACTGACGGAACTGCGAATCCGAGTTTCATCGCTTCAGATCTGCTTTCCCAAGCAGAACATGGAGAAGACAGCCAAGTTGTTTTTGTCACAACGGATTCTGAATTGATTCCGAAAATTCAGAAAGAAATTGATATTCAGCTGAAAATTTTGCCGAGAAAAAGTATTGCGAAAAAATCGCTCAAAAAAAGTTTTGGAATTCTCTTGAGGAATATGGAACAAGCTTTTGAATTCAGCAATTTGTACGCGCCAGAACACTTGATCGTGAATGTAAGAAATCCAGAGAAATATATTTCGAAAATTCAAAATGCGGGATCAGTATTTCTCGGAGAATATGCGCCAGAATCAGCTGGTGATTATGCTTCGGGAACAAATCATACCCTTCCGACATCTGGATTTGCGAGAAGTTATAGTGGAATTTCTGTGGAAAGTTTTCTCAAGAAAATCACTTTTCAATCGCTTACAAAACAAGGACTTGAGAATATCGCTGAAACCGTCATCACAATGTCGGAAGCAGAACGTTTACAAGCACACGCAAATGCGGTACAAATCCGGCGCGAATAG
- the hisG gene encoding ATP phosphoribosyltransferase yields MKKTRIALQSKGRLKERSVEFLRSKGLKFPENGEGLLTSCSNADIEILWLRDDDIPEYVRCGAADFGIVGENVLQEQKSGLRIIRKLGFSKCRLVIAVPKNSRILELADLEGERIATSYPSLLCDFLQSRNIHATMIPLSGSVEIAPEMSLSDAICDLVQSGNTLKIHNLRELKTIFESEAVLIGNSEKNLNFDTVARGRATRGK; encoded by the coding sequence ATGAAGAAGACACGAATTGCACTTCAAAGCAAAGGCAGGCTGAAAGAACGAAGCGTTGAATTTCTGCGCTCGAAAGGACTCAAATTTCCAGAAAATGGAGAAGGACTTTTGACTTCGTGCAGCAATGCGGACATTGAAATTCTTTGGCTTCGTGATGACGATATCCCAGAGTATGTTCGATGTGGAGCTGCAGATTTTGGAATTGTTGGAGAAAATGTTCTTCAGGAACAAAAATCTGGTCTCAGAATTATTCGAAAATTAGGATTTTCCAAGTGTCGTCTCGTGATTGCCGTTCCAAAAAATTCTCGAATTCTTGAACTTGCTGATTTAGAAGGAGAACGAATTGCGACTTCGTATCCATCACTTCTTTGTGATTTTCTTCAATCTCGAAATATTCATGCGACGATGATTCCACTTTCTGGATCTGTGGAAATCGCGCCAGAAATGAGCCTCTCGGATGCAATTTGCGATTTGGTGCAGAGCGGAAATACTCTCAAAATTCACAATCTCCGAGAACTCAAAACGATTTTTGAATCGGAAGCGGTGCTTATTGGAAATTCAGAAAAAAATTTGAATTTTGATACGGTCGCCCGTGGACGGGCGACTCGTGGAAAATAA